In one Nostoc sp. KVJ3 genomic region, the following are encoded:
- a CDS encoding efflux RND transporter periplasmic adaptor subunit, whose product MSHSEFPDSSLPVEIEQPTVTDSSQESQPLPKRSPKPPQKRRWPLILGIILLIGGIGFGWRWWQNSNASNPAAGGPPAGQPMAIPVQLATVQTETVQESSEFIGSLEAPQSVPIKPQIAGRISQISIKEGNRVQQGQVIISLETDDAQAQLRQKQAALEQSQANLAELKAGTRREIVSQAKAQLDQAQAKYQDAVSGSLPQQIQQAEAQVNSAKSDLVLAQARATRYQQLTKEGATSQDTLDEYIKNKDSAQAALVAAEKNLEQLRKSRIANIEQLGAALEQQKQYYRQQVNGNRPEDIAQGRSQVSQAAAEVQSAQVQLRYTKVLAPFTGIVGNIPVKLGQYVGQGDQLTTLTKNDSLDLNISIPLEQAKKLRLGLPVQMLNAQGQPTTTGKISFISPNASSDSQTVLVKANFGNLRNRLLNLQSVQTKVIWNERPGILIPVTAVSRLGGETFVFVAQEAPAKTSKPGAPSLVAQQKSVKLGVIQGNNYQVLEGLKAGEKIVVSGILNITNGASITPAPTQSGSPKP is encoded by the coding sequence ATGTCCCATTCTGAGTTCCCTGATTCTTCCCTTCCTGTTGAAATAGAACAGCCTACTGTTACTGATTCTAGTCAAGAATCGCAACCATTGCCAAAGCGATCGCCTAAGCCACCTCAAAAGCGCCGTTGGCCTCTAATTTTGGGAATTATCCTGTTAATTGGAGGTATTGGTTTTGGTTGGCGCTGGTGGCAAAATAGTAATGCGAGCAATCCAGCAGCAGGTGGGCCACCCGCTGGTCAACCTATGGCAATTCCCGTCCAGTTAGCAACTGTACAAACTGAAACTGTGCAAGAGAGTTCAGAGTTTATTGGCTCCTTAGAAGCACCCCAGTCTGTACCAATTAAGCCACAGATTGCAGGGCGAATTAGCCAGATTTCGATCAAAGAGGGCAACCGCGTTCAACAAGGGCAAGTAATTATTAGTTTAGAAACTGATGATGCCCAAGCCCAGTTACGACAAAAACAAGCAGCACTAGAACAATCACAGGCAAATCTTGCCGAACTCAAAGCTGGGACTCGAAGAGAAATAGTTTCTCAAGCCAAAGCCCAGTTAGATCAGGCTCAAGCAAAATATCAAGATGCCGTATCTGGATCCCTACCACAGCAAATTCAACAGGCTGAAGCTCAAGTTAATTCCGCCAAATCCGATCTAGTACTAGCACAAGCACGAGCAACACGATACCAACAATTAACAAAAGAAGGGGCAACTTCTCAAGATACCCTAGATGAATACATCAAAAACAAAGATAGTGCCCAAGCAGCGCTAGTTGCAGCCGAGAAAAACTTAGAGCAACTCCGCAAAAGCAGAATCGCTAATATCGAGCAGCTAGGTGCTGCTTTAGAACAACAGAAACAATACTATAGACAGCAGGTGAACGGCAACCGCCCAGAAGATATTGCCCAAGGGCGATCGCAAGTCAGCCAAGCAGCAGCTGAAGTCCAGTCGGCTCAAGTTCAACTGCGATACACAAAAGTCCTAGCTCCTTTCACGGGTATTGTTGGTAATATTCCAGTCAAGCTAGGACAGTATGTCGGACAAGGGGATCAACTCACTACATTGACCAAAAACGACTCTTTGGACTTGAATATATCCATTCCGTTAGAGCAAGCCAAAAAGTTGCGCTTGGGATTACCTGTGCAAATGTTGAATGCCCAAGGCCAACCCACTACAACAGGTAAGATCAGTTTTATCTCCCCAAATGCTAGTTCCGATTCGCAGACAGTTTTGGTGAAAGCCAACTTTGGCAATTTGAGAAATCGATTGCTTAATCTTCAGTCAGTGCAAACCAAAGTCATCTGGAATGAACGCCCAGGAATCTTAATTCCAGTGACAGCAGTATCTCGCCTGGGTGGAGAAACTTTTGTGTTTGTGGCTCAAGAAGCGCCAGCAAAAACATCCAAACCTGGAGCGCCATCTTTAGTAGCTCAACAAAAGTCTGTGAAATTGGGAGTTATTCAGGGAAATAATTATCAAGTTCTCGAAGGACTAAAAGCTGGAGAGAAAATTGTTGTTTCCGGTATTCTCAACATTACCAATGGCGCTTCCATCACTCCTGCACCGACACAATCGGGTAGTCCAAAGCCTTGA